The following are from one region of the Flavimobilis soli genome:
- a CDS encoding acetamidase/formamidase family protein, with protein sequence MSHEILHRGLGPMTSPTYLPAELDTVLWGRLPCATDAPVLTIDPGTEVTFDTISHEGILEDQGRDPRAFFGAHGVDGDHVLDDAVELAASDHPRTWGVDGPHVVTGPVRVSGARRGDLLAMTLVDATPRVPYGVISNRHGKGALPGEMPADGETFSAFAAVDDAGTHGLLPLVPGGDRHARFPLAPFLGIMGVAVDGDARPHSVPPGAHGGNIDIKLLTAGSTLYLPVQVDGALAYVGDPHFAQGDGEVALTAMEASLRATVRFDVIAHEDAVEQFGELAGPLARTSEYLVPTGMDEDLDVAMASCVRAALALLEARYGMDRRMAYAYLSAATDFDISQVVDMVKGVHARIRLADFA encoded by the coding sequence ATGTCACACGAGATCTTGCACCGCGGACTGGGCCCGATGACGTCGCCCACCTATCTGCCCGCCGAGCTCGACACCGTGCTGTGGGGGCGCCTCCCGTGCGCGACCGACGCCCCGGTGCTCACGATCGACCCGGGGACCGAGGTCACGTTCGACACGATCAGCCACGAAGGGATCCTCGAGGACCAGGGCCGCGACCCGCGCGCCTTCTTCGGTGCGCACGGCGTGGACGGGGACCACGTGCTCGACGACGCCGTCGAGCTCGCGGCGTCCGACCACCCGCGCACGTGGGGCGTCGACGGTCCGCACGTCGTCACCGGTCCGGTCCGCGTGAGCGGCGCCCGGCGCGGCGACCTGCTCGCGATGACGCTCGTCGACGCGACGCCGCGCGTCCCGTACGGCGTGATCTCCAACCGGCACGGCAAGGGAGCGCTGCCCGGCGAGATGCCGGCGGACGGCGAGACGTTCTCGGCGTTCGCCGCGGTCGACGACGCGGGCACGCACGGCCTGCTGCCGCTCGTCCCGGGTGGCGACCGGCACGCACGGTTCCCGCTCGCGCCGTTCCTCGGGATCATGGGCGTCGCGGTCGACGGCGACGCGCGCCCGCACTCTGTCCCGCCGGGCGCGCACGGCGGCAACATCGACATCAAGCTGCTGACGGCGGGCAGCACGCTGTACCTGCCGGTGCAGGTCGACGGCGCGCTCGCCTACGTGGGTGACCCGCACTTCGCGCAGGGCGACGGCGAGGTCGCGCTCACGGCGATGGAGGCGTCCCTGCGGGCGACGGTCCGCTTCGACGTGATCGCCCACGAGGACGCGGTCGAGCAGTTCGGCGAGCTCGCCGGACCGCTCGCCCGGACGAGCGAGTACCTCGTGCCGACGGGCATGGACGAGGACCTCGACGTGGCGATGGCGAGCTGCGTGCGTGCGGCGCTCGCGCTGCTCGAGGCGCGGTACGGCATGGACCGGCGGATGGCGTACGCGTACCTGAGCGCGGCGACGGACTTCGACATCTCCCAGGTGGTCGACATGGTCAAGGGTGTGCACGCGCGCATCCGGCTGGCGGACTTCGCATGA
- a CDS encoding phosphatase PAP2 family protein → MSLPPTRPHEQQRPDAPTVPTARVEPQTPALGNPALGTQPAAPWSPHAPAHARPAGDTTASTRPVVEATEARVAPRVVGLLVAFLGVVAFAYVTRLALGTVWGQELDENALAGSTFGKGTLWKVGEPVLDVVSNSFVVLALGGAILISLLRRRWGLAAQVVVLVAGANLTTQILKHQVLERAHLGVLTERPGNSLPSGHTTVAASVSIALLLVVPRRVRPVVALLGAVYTALTGVSTMVGGWHRPSDVVAGLLVVLVWTALVLGLTSASGIDRKAKHSSVGTAVATTLLAVGTAVSGALAAGLLTGSVELFADRGQDVVDYLGTASAVVAATGLVFMVSLLLRQSTARGRAES, encoded by the coding sequence GTGAGTCTCCCGCCGACCCGCCCGCACGAGCAGCAGCGCCCCGATGCCCCGACCGTGCCGACCGCACGAGTCGAGCCGCAGACGCCAGCCCTCGGCAACCCCGCGCTCGGGACGCAACCCGCGGCCCCCTGGAGTCCGCACGCGCCCGCGCACGCGCGCCCCGCAGGCGACACGACGGCGTCGACTCGGCCCGTCGTCGAGGCGACGGAAGCACGGGTCGCCCCGCGCGTCGTCGGCCTCCTCGTCGCCTTTCTCGGTGTGGTCGCGTTCGCGTACGTGACCCGCCTGGCACTCGGGACCGTGTGGGGGCAGGAGCTCGACGAGAACGCGCTCGCGGGGTCGACGTTCGGCAAGGGCACGCTGTGGAAGGTCGGCGAGCCGGTGCTCGACGTCGTCTCCAACTCGTTCGTCGTCCTCGCCCTCGGCGGGGCGATCCTCATCTCCCTGCTGCGTCGCCGCTGGGGCCTCGCAGCCCAGGTCGTGGTCCTCGTCGCGGGCGCAAACCTCACGACGCAGATCCTCAAGCACCAGGTGCTCGAGCGCGCGCACCTCGGCGTGCTGACCGAGCGTCCGGGCAACTCGCTCCCGTCGGGGCACACGACCGTCGCGGCGTCGGTGTCGATCGCGCTGCTGCTCGTCGTGCCGCGCCGCGTCCGGCCGGTCGTCGCGCTGCTCGGCGCCGTGTACACGGCGCTCACGGGCGTGTCGACGATGGTGGGCGGCTGGCACCGGCCGTCCGACGTCGTCGCCGGGCTGCTCGTCGTCCTCGTGTGGACGGCGCTCGTGCTCGGCCTGACATCGGCGTCCGGCATCGACCGGAAGGCGAAGCACTCGTCGGTCGGGACTGCCGTCGCGACGACGCTCCTCGCGGTCGGCACTGCCGTGTCGGGCGCGCTCGCGGCCGGTCTGCTGACCGGTTCGGTCGAGCTGTTCGCGGACCGCGGGCAGGACGTCGTCGATTATCTCGGCACGGCGTCGGCCGTCGTCGCGGCGACGGGGCTCGTCTTCATGGTGAGCCTGCTGCTGCGGCAGTCCACGGCGCGCGGCCGCGCGGAGTCCTAG
- a CDS encoding DUF1275 family protein: MIDRIRGVASGRMHLTLMLILTFSTGIIDAVGYLGLDRVFTGNMTGNVVILGMGLMGADELPVLGPLVALGGFMAGAAVAGRALRGRGGWSRRSTALLGVVGGVMAALALTVLLVDELPHLLAVSVTCLLGAVMGLQAAVARVVAVKDVTTVVVTSTITGLAADSVLGSGAARAAGGGSGRRFLAVVLILAGAGAGALLLKVDLAAGLAVSALVTLGVTVVGAIHSRHHR; this comes from the coding sequence GTGATCGACCGAATCCGCGGCGTCGCATCCGGCCGGATGCACCTGACGCTCATGCTCATCCTGACCTTCTCGACCGGCATCATCGACGCCGTCGGCTACCTCGGCCTCGACCGGGTGTTCACCGGCAACATGACAGGCAACGTCGTCATCCTGGGCATGGGCCTCATGGGTGCAGACGAGCTGCCCGTGCTCGGCCCGCTCGTCGCCTTGGGCGGCTTCATGGCCGGTGCTGCGGTCGCGGGCCGCGCGCTGCGCGGCCGTGGTGGCTGGAGCAGGCGGTCGACGGCGCTGCTCGGCGTCGTGGGCGGCGTCATGGCGGCGCTCGCGCTGACCGTGCTGCTCGTCGACGAGCTGCCGCACCTGCTCGCCGTGAGCGTCACGTGCCTGCTCGGCGCGGTCATGGGCCTGCAGGCGGCGGTCGCGCGGGTCGTCGCGGTCAAGGACGTGACGACGGTCGTCGTGACGTCGACGATCACGGGCCTCGCCGCCGACTCGGTGCTCGGTTCCGGCGCGGCGCGCGCCGCGGGTGGCGGCAGTGGTCGACGCTTCCTCGCCGTCGTGCTCATCCTCGCCGGCGCGGGCGCGGGCGCCCTGCTGCTGAAGGTCGACCTTGCGGCGGGCCTCGCCGTGTCGGCGCTCGTGACGCTCGGTGTCACGGTCGTCGGCGCGATCCACTCGCGCCACCACCGCTGA
- a CDS encoding response regulator transcription factor yields the protein MSSPAADRSSFTRPDGQPIRALVVDDEPNLAELVATALRYEGWDVRTVHDGRSAVDLARTHDPDIVVLDMMLPDLDGLAVLRRIRERGCHAPVLFLTAKDAVEDRVAGLTAGGDDYVTKPFSLEEVVARLRVLLRRAGARQEREEAVLVVGDLVLDEDAHDVVRAGTPVHLTATEFELLRFLMRNARRVVSKAQILDRVWNYDFGGQANIVELYISYLRKKIDAGREPMIHTLRGVGYVLKPGADVV from the coding sequence ATGAGCTCGCCCGCCGCCGACCGTTCATCGTTCACCCGCCCTGATGGGCAGCCGATCCGCGCGCTCGTCGTCGATGACGAGCCCAACCTCGCTGAGCTGGTCGCGACCGCCCTGCGCTATGAGGGCTGGGACGTGCGCACCGTGCACGACGGCCGGTCCGCGGTCGACCTCGCACGCACTCACGACCCCGACATCGTCGTGCTCGACATGATGCTTCCCGACCTCGACGGCCTCGCGGTCCTGCGCCGCATCCGGGAGCGTGGCTGCCACGCGCCCGTCCTGTTCCTCACGGCGAAAGACGCAGTCGAGGACCGTGTCGCGGGGCTGACCGCCGGGGGCGACGACTACGTGACGAAGCCGTTCTCCCTCGAAGAGGTCGTCGCGCGGCTCCGCGTCCTGCTGCGCCGCGCGGGCGCGCGGCAGGAGCGAGAGGAAGCGGTTCTCGTCGTCGGTGACCTCGTGCTCGACGAGGACGCCCACGACGTCGTACGGGCGGGCACGCCGGTGCACCTCACGGCGACCGAGTTCGAGCTGCTGCGATTCCTCATGCGCAACGCCCGTCGGGTCGTGTCGAAGGCGCAGATCCTCGACCGGGTGTGGAACTACGACTTCGGCGGGCAGGCGAACATCGTCGAGCTGTACATCTCGTACCTGCGCAAGAAGATCGACGCTGGCCGGGAGCCCATGATCCACACGTTGCGCGGGGTGGGCTACGTGCTCAAGCCCGGCGCGGACGTCGTGTGA
- a CDS encoding AtzH-like domain-containing protein, translating into MSDDQLTAAELHADGEVPTGLLEAFWAYERALGTDDVAELDRLFAAGPHTLRGDAAGLLVGHEQIAAFRSSRGGAPSRTVLEVHVRTITPDDALVVAVTALSRGGRGRQTQLWHRGPEGWAVRAADVTVPAPRTDARVWRVVGEPLVPGARAEAHAQRGHGSEAGAPLPLAGETVAVKDLFAVAGQRVGAGNPAWLAGAPVETEHAWAVAALVEAGADVVGIARTDELAYSLAGTNAHYGTPPNPAAPGRVPGGSTSGPATAVSLGHATIALGTDTGGSVRVPAAYQGLWGLRTTHDAVPRDGLVPLAPSFDTVGCLARTADVLARATHALLPAAASVPDGATLVRDVVVLPSLVAHADADVADAITALAARQAWGTSDLLGDADLTAWRTAFQTLQAWEAWREHGVWLEKVGLDVLGPDVRGRFAHAATVTDDAARSARETVTQVRDAVRAAVGDAIVALPAASSVAPALAAGGADAAAVDAARQRTMELTCVAGISGLPGLTVPLRTAAGVPCGVSLVAGPGRDADLLAVAVALASGPCSGGR; encoded by the coding sequence ATGAGCGACGACCAGCTTACGGCCGCAGAGCTGCATGCGGACGGGGAGGTCCCGACCGGGCTGCTCGAGGCGTTCTGGGCGTACGAGCGCGCGCTCGGCACGGACGACGTCGCGGAGCTCGACCGCCTGTTCGCCGCGGGGCCGCACACGCTCCGGGGCGACGCCGCGGGCCTCCTCGTGGGGCACGAGCAGATCGCGGCGTTCCGCTCGTCGCGCGGGGGTGCGCCGAGCCGCACGGTCCTCGAGGTGCACGTCCGCACGATCACGCCTGACGACGCACTCGTCGTCGCGGTGACCGCGCTCTCCCGCGGCGGTCGCGGTCGGCAGACGCAGCTGTGGCACCGCGGGCCCGAGGGGTGGGCCGTGCGGGCGGCGGACGTGACCGTCCCGGCGCCGCGCACGGACGCGCGGGTGTGGCGCGTCGTCGGCGAGCCGCTCGTGCCCGGCGCGCGCGCCGAGGCGCACGCGCAGCGCGGGCACGGCTCCGAGGCGGGGGCGCCGCTCCCGCTCGCGGGGGAGACCGTCGCCGTGAAGGACCTCTTCGCCGTCGCGGGCCAGCGCGTCGGCGCGGGCAACCCCGCGTGGCTCGCGGGCGCGCCGGTCGAGACGGAGCACGCGTGGGCCGTCGCCGCGCTCGTCGAGGCGGGCGCCGACGTCGTCGGCATCGCGCGCACCGACGAGCTCGCGTACTCGCTCGCGGGAACCAACGCGCACTACGGCACGCCGCCCAATCCCGCCGCACCCGGCCGCGTGCCGGGCGGCTCGACGTCGGGCCCCGCAACGGCCGTGAGCCTCGGCCACGCGACGATCGCGCTCGGCACGGACACCGGCGGCTCCGTCCGTGTGCCGGCCGCGTACCAGGGACTGTGGGGGCTGCGCACGACGCACGACGCCGTCCCCCGCGACGGCCTCGTGCCGCTCGCGCCCTCGTTCGACACGGTCGGCTGCCTCGCCCGCACGGCCGACGTGCTCGCGCGTGCGACGCACGCGCTCCTGCCCGCCGCAGCCTCGGTGCCCGACGGCGCGACGCTCGTCCGCGACGTCGTCGTGCTGCCGTCGCTCGTGGCCCACGCCGACGCGGACGTCGCGGACGCGATCACCGCGCTCGCGGCCCGGCAGGCCTGGGGTACCTCGGACCTTCTCGGTGACGCCGACCTGACCGCCTGGCGCACCGCCTTCCAGACGCTCCAGGCGTGGGAGGCGTGGCGCGAGCACGGCGTATGGCTCGAGAAGGTCGGCCTCGACGTCCTCGGACCGGACGTCCGCGGTCGCTTCGCCCACGCCGCGACCGTGACCGACGACGCTGCCCGCAGCGCGCGCGAGACCGTCACCCAGGTCCGCGACGCCGTCCGCGCGGCCGTCGGCGACGCGATCGTCGCGTTGCCTGCGGCATCGTCCGTCGCTCCCGCCCTCGCGGCCGGGGGCGCCGACGCGGCGGCCGTCGACGCGGCCCGCCAGCGGACCATGGAGCTCACGTGCGTCGCGGGGATCTCCGGCCTGCCCGGCCTCACCGTGCCCCTGCGCACGGCCGCAGGCGTGCCGTGCGGCGTGAGCCTCGTCGCGGGTCCCGGCCGCGACGCGGACCTGCTCGCGGTGGCCGTCGCGCTCGCGTCCGGCCCTTGCTCGGGTGGGCGCTGA
- a CDS encoding sensor histidine kinase codes for MTAEPDAGGPVAAVPGRAPRRRAWSLQRRLVVTVVALLAGVCLALAAISTLALRASLVERIDDSLGAASMRAGRAPDGNAPAFPGPEDVPSSSSDVTDPSTTAPGTTPPQVADDRPPFLAVPGQSTGTLGLRLQDGEVGEQGYLDDDGTVQDLTADQLAILASVEPDGTPRTVDLPGLGSYRVIAVERDAGTATAPSSVQVTGLSLDGTTATLTRYLTVEIGIGVAAGVLAAIAASVLVRRALRPLAHVTQTATRIAHLPLHEGAVNLPERVDDDDTRTEVGRVGAALNRMIDHVEKALSARFTSETQVRQFVADASHELRTPLASIRGYAELVRRSDDQVPAATSQALARIESESVRMSGLVEDLLLLARLDAGRPLERETVDLLPLALECLADAHAAGPDHVWRLDLPTEDEDATVFEVTGDDARLRQVLVNLLSNARVHTPPGTSVTLRLRAAADGGVDVDVSDDGPGITPELLPLLFDRFTRGDSARGHEAGSTGLGLAIAHAIVAAHGGGLSVATTPGATTFHVHLPRPA; via the coding sequence GTGACGGCCGAACCTGACGCTGGCGGTCCGGTCGCGGCCGTTCCGGGTCGCGCACCACGCCGTCGAGCGTGGTCGCTGCAGCGCCGCCTCGTCGTCACGGTCGTCGCGCTTCTCGCAGGCGTGTGCCTCGCTCTCGCCGCCATCTCGACGCTCGCACTGCGCGCGAGCCTCGTCGAGCGGATCGACGACTCGCTCGGTGCCGCGTCGATGCGTGCGGGCCGTGCGCCGGACGGGAACGCTCCCGCCTTCCCCGGCCCTGAGGACGTGCCGTCGTCGTCGTCGGACGTGACCGATCCGTCGACGACAGCGCCGGGCACCACCCCGCCGCAGGTCGCCGACGACCGCCCACCGTTCCTCGCGGTTCCGGGCCAGTCCACCGGGACCCTGGGGCTGCGCCTCCAGGACGGAGAGGTGGGCGAGCAGGGGTATCTCGACGATGACGGCACCGTGCAAGACCTCACAGCGGACCAGCTCGCGATCCTCGCATCGGTCGAACCTGACGGCACGCCGCGGACGGTCGACCTGCCTGGGCTGGGCTCCTACCGGGTGATCGCGGTCGAGCGTGACGCTGGGACTGCGACGGCGCCCTCGTCTGTTCAGGTCACGGGACTGTCGCTTGACGGCACGACGGCGACCTTGACGCGGTACCTCACGGTCGAGATCGGCATCGGGGTCGCAGCGGGCGTGCTCGCGGCGATCGCCGCGAGCGTCCTCGTGCGGCGTGCGCTGCGCCCGCTCGCGCACGTCACGCAGACTGCGACGCGCATCGCGCACCTTCCCCTGCACGAGGGTGCGGTCAACCTCCCCGAGCGGGTCGACGACGACGACACGCGCACCGAGGTCGGTCGCGTCGGGGCCGCGCTCAACCGGATGATCGACCACGTCGAGAAGGCGCTCTCCGCGCGCTTCACCTCGGAGACGCAGGTCCGGCAGTTCGTGGCGGACGCCTCCCACGAGCTGCGGACCCCGCTCGCCTCGATCCGCGGGTACGCGGAGCTCGTGCGCCGCTCCGACGACCAGGTGCCTGCGGCCACCTCCCAGGCTCTGGCCCGGATCGAGTCCGAGTCGGTGCGGATGTCCGGGCTCGTCGAGGACCTCCTGCTGCTCGCGCGGCTCGACGCTGGCCGGCCGCTCGAGCGCGAGACGGTCGACCTGCTGCCGCTCGCGCTCGAGTGCCTGGCGGACGCGCACGCTGCGGGTCCCGACCATGTCTGGCGGCTCGACCTGCCCACCGAGGACGAAGACGCGACAGTCTTCGAGGTGACGGGCGACGACGCGCGCCTGCGCCAGGTGCTCGTCAACCTGCTGTCGAACGCCCGCGTGCACACCCCGCCGGGGACGAGTGTGACCCTCCGGCTGCGCGCAGCCGCCGACGGAGGCGTCGACGTCGACGTGTCCGACGACGGGCCCGGCATCACTCCGGAACTGCTGCCGCTCCTGTTCGACCGCTTCACCCGGGGCGACTCGGCACGTGGTCACGAGGCCGGGTCGACCGGTCTCGGGCTAGCGATCGCGCACGCGATCGTCGCCGCGCACGGCGGCGGGCTCAGCGTCGCGACCACGCCCGGCGCGACGACGTTCCACGTTCACCTGCCCCGACCGGCCTGA
- a CDS encoding DUF7059 domain-containing protein, translating to MSHPPILDDDAAPDLLARLRADLVAADYTVAGVQSLLGPLAFDALHREEALPARRVLRGVLAAARGESAGDAPSEAERRRAALAAVFFLGDTLLSHELALALPTLGLDGARALGLTRDVDPGRVRARFDLRPYAADDAAGHLDWWLASDLGELATGAGLEPDHVLGAGGASLTLAQVTARRPVGRVLDLGTGCGIQALHASRHAEHVVGTDISRTALEFARFNAALNGVALELREGSMLAPVAGETFDLVVSNPPFVITPRASAGVEMFEYRDGGRSGDDLVRDLVVNVGSVLAPGGVVQMLGNWEIRRGQDWTERVGAWLDAAGLDGWVIQREVLDPAQYAETWLRDGGTTPERDPEGFAAMYEAWLEDFESRDVEAVGFGIVYLRRPVDGRVTLRRLEEHTGSVHQPLGEHLAASVEAHDWLEHRDDAALLAERLVVAPDVTEERYLTPGQDDPNVVIVRQGGGLGRGVHASTALAALVGVCDGELSVGQIVGAIASLFDVDASELAADVLPGVRGLVRDLFLTPA from the coding sequence GTGAGCCATCCTCCGATCCTCGACGACGACGCCGCCCCTGACCTTCTCGCGCGGCTGCGCGCCGACCTCGTCGCCGCGGACTACACGGTCGCCGGCGTGCAGTCGCTGCTCGGCCCGCTCGCGTTCGACGCGCTGCACCGCGAGGAGGCGCTGCCCGCGCGCCGCGTCCTGCGTGGCGTGCTCGCGGCCGCGCGTGGGGAGAGCGCGGGGGATGCTCCGAGCGAGGCCGAGCGGCGCCGTGCGGCGCTCGCCGCCGTCTTCTTCCTCGGTGACACGCTCCTGAGTCACGAGCTCGCGCTCGCCCTGCCGACCCTCGGCCTCGACGGGGCGCGTGCGCTCGGCCTGACGCGCGACGTCGACCCGGGCCGCGTGCGTGCGCGCTTCGACCTGCGGCCCTACGCAGCCGACGACGCCGCAGGTCACCTCGACTGGTGGCTCGCGTCCGACCTCGGCGAGCTCGCGACCGGCGCGGGCCTCGAGCCCGATCACGTGCTCGGGGCTGGCGGCGCCTCGCTCACGCTCGCGCAGGTGACCGCGCGCCGCCCTGTCGGCCGCGTGCTCGACCTCGGCACGGGCTGCGGCATCCAGGCGCTGCACGCGTCCCGGCACGCCGAGCACGTCGTCGGCACGGACATCTCCCGCACGGCGCTCGAGTTCGCGCGGTTCAACGCGGCCCTCAACGGGGTAGCGCTCGAGCTGCGCGAGGGCTCGATGCTCGCGCCGGTCGCGGGGGAGACGTTCGACCTCGTCGTGTCGAACCCGCCGTTCGTCATCACGCCGCGTGCGTCCGCGGGCGTCGAGATGTTCGAGTACCGCGACGGCGGCCGCTCGGGCGACGACCTCGTGCGCGACCTGGTTGTGAACGTCGGCAGCGTGCTCGCGCCCGGCGGCGTCGTGCAGATGCTCGGCAACTGGGAGATCCGCCGCGGTCAGGACTGGACCGAGCGCGTGGGCGCCTGGCTCGACGCCGCCGGGCTCGACGGCTGGGTCATCCAGCGCGAGGTCCTCGACCCCGCGCAGTACGCGGAGACGTGGCTGCGCGACGGCGGCACCACGCCGGAGCGTGACCCTGAGGGCTTCGCGGCGATGTACGAGGCGTGGCTCGAGGACTTCGAGTCGCGCGACGTCGAGGCTGTCGGCTTCGGCATCGTCTACCTGCGCCGGCCGGTCGACGGCCGCGTCACGCTGCGCCGCCTCGAGGAGCACACCGGCTCGGTGCACCAGCCGCTCGGGGAGCACCTCGCGGCGTCGGTCGAGGCGCACGACTGGCTCGAGCATCGAGACGACGCGGCGCTCCTCGCCGAGCGTCTCGTCGTCGCGCCCGACGTCACCGAGGAGCGGTACCTCACTCCGGGCCAGGACGACCCGAACGTCGTGATCGTGCGGCAGGGAGGCGGCCTCGGACGGGGCGTGCACGCCTCGACGGCCCTCGCGGCCCTGGTCGGGGTGTGCGACGGCGAGCTGAGCGTCGGCCAGATCGTCGGTGCGATCGCGTCCCTGTTCGACGTCGACGCCTCCGAGCTTGCGGCCGACGTCCTGCCGGGCGTGCGCGGGCTCGTCCGGGACCTCTTCCTCACCCCGGCCTGA
- the uraD gene encoding 2-oxo-4-hydroxy-4-carboxy-5-ureidoimidazoline decarboxylase → MNVTEFNALSRDDALSALVACAAVPAWAAQVADARPYADARSLLEHADRLAAAWTDDEVDAALADHPRLGENHAGTGASAEASAREQAALRASADPGERLAAGNRLYEQRFDRVFLVRAAGRTAPEILALLDERLDNDPATELRVVAGELREICALRLAGLLDHAPVGAPLDPTGGPA, encoded by the coding sequence ATGAACGTCACCGAGTTCAACGCCCTGAGCAGGGACGACGCGCTGTCCGCGCTCGTCGCGTGCGCCGCCGTGCCGGCCTGGGCCGCCCAGGTCGCGGACGCGAGGCCCTACGCCGACGCGCGGTCGCTGCTCGAGCACGCCGACCGCCTCGCGGCCGCCTGGACCGACGACGAGGTGGACGCCGCGCTCGCGGACCACCCCCGTCTCGGCGAGAACCACGCGGGGACCGGAGCGAGCGCCGAGGCGTCCGCCCGCGAGCAGGCCGCCCTGCGCGCGAGCGCCGACCCGGGCGAGCGCCTCGCCGCCGGCAACCGTCTCTACGAGCAGCGCTTCGATCGCGTCTTCCTCGTCCGAGCCGCCGGCCGCACCGCCCCCGAGATCCTCGCCCTCCTCGACGAACGGCTCGACAACGACCCCGCGACCGAGCTGCGCGTCGTCGCCGGCGAGCTCCGCGAGATCTGCGCGCTGCGCCTCGCGGGCCTCCTCGACCACGCGCCGGTCGGCGCACCCCTCGACCCGACGGGCGGCCCCGCATGA
- a CDS encoding endonuclease/exonuclease/phosphatase family protein, which yields MDLRVMTYNIKSLELDGAAARRVVRAQRPDVLLLQEAPRWVRGRRRTRGFARDVGMVVVAGGIAGRGAAIAVAPHLVPQVVEGRGVAFEPRTVRFRQGFPTPRGYALARLARSDGEGGVLTFVSVHLSAQRPQRAQHVPVYVELAAREAPDLVLGGDLNENPRGPSVLALQPPLRDADPGQAPTEPVDVPRTRLDGFLVGSTVTVHQVTVPDGPDVLVGSDHRPAVLDMSW from the coding sequence GTGGACCTGCGCGTGATGACGTACAACATCAAGAGCCTCGAGCTCGACGGTGCTGCCGCACGCCGTGTCGTGCGCGCGCAGCGTCCGGACGTCCTGCTGCTGCAGGAGGCGCCCCGGTGGGTACGGGGGCGACGCCGCACACGCGGCTTCGCGCGGGACGTCGGCATGGTCGTGGTCGCGGGTGGCATCGCGGGACGGGGTGCGGCGATCGCCGTCGCCCCACATCTCGTGCCTCAGGTCGTCGAAGGGCGGGGCGTGGCGTTCGAGCCACGGACGGTGCGCTTCCGCCAAGGGTTCCCGACGCCGCGCGGCTACGCGCTCGCCCGTCTTGCCCGCAGCGACGGAGAGGGCGGGGTGCTCACGTTCGTGTCGGTGCACCTGTCTGCGCAGCGCCCGCAGCGTGCACAGCACGTCCCCGTGTACGTGGAGCTGGCGGCTCGCGAGGCGCCCGACCTCGTTCTCGGTGGCGACCTCAACGAGAACCCGCGCGGGCCGAGCGTGCTCGCGCTCCAGCCGCCGCTGCGCGACGCCGACCCCGGCCAGGCGCCCACCGAGCCCGTGGACGTGCCGCGGACGAGGCTCGACGGGTTCCTCGTCGGCAGCACCGTCACGGTCCACCAGGTCACCGTGCCGGACGGGCCCGACGTCCTCGTCGGCAGCGACCACCGCCCCGCCGTGCTCGACATGAGCTGGTAG